GCAGCGGCCTGGCGGATGGCCAGGATCTCTGCGTGGGCGGTGGGATCGTGGCCGACAATGGATCCATTGGCTCCCTGCCCAACGATGACTCCCCGCTCGTCGAGGACCAGGCATCCGACTGGGATCTCACCCTGGTCCGCAGCTAAGCGGGCCAAATCCAGGGCCACAACCATGGGTTCGCCCCACGAAGCCCACGGCCCGGGCGGACCTTCGCACGGTTGGTCTCCATAGGCCATGGCCGACCGGCTGTCAATGTAAGTCGGACTCATCCCTGGCGGAGATACTCAATCCCTCGGGCGAATAATTCCGTGCCGAGAACGGCCGATTCGCCGCGGGTCCAGGCCGGATGGTTGGTTGGGTGGTTGTAGGCCTCGGGATGGGGCATCATGCCCAGGATCCGCCCGCTGGGATCGGTCAGGGCGGCGATGGCCAGAGGGGATCCGTTGGGATTCCACGGGTATTCTTCGGTTGGCAGATCCGTGTCGGGATGGATGTAGCGCATGGCCACGAGGCGTTCGCCTTCCAAGGCTCGAAGAGTGGCCTCGTCACGGGTCACGATGCGGCCCTCGCCGTGTCGGACCGGGATGTACAACCGGTCGATACCTCGGGTAAAGACACAGTTCGAGCCTGGATCGCAGGCCAGATGAACCCAGCGGTCCTCGTAACGGGCCGAGGTGTTGTGGGTCAGGCTGACCTGACGCTCCAGATACCGGCCTCCCAGGGCCGGGAGCAGCCCGAGTTTTGCCAACAGCTGGAATCCGTTGCAGATACCGAGGATCAATCCCCCTCCTGCGTGAAAGTCCACCAGATCCTGAACAAGAGGCCGTCCGCTTTCGGTGACGGAGTGTTTCCATCTCATGGCCGCAGCCTGAGCAGCTCCGAGGTCGTCCCCGTCCAAAAATCCTCCCGGGAAAATCAGGAAGTTGTAGTCGGCGAGGCGAACCCGGTCTGCGATCAGATCGGAGAAAAAAACCACGTCGGTGTGGTCCGAGCCCGCCAAGCGCGCGACATGGGCACATTCGCGTTCGCAATTGGTGCCGTTTCCGGTGATGACAATGGTATTGACCGAGGCCATAAAAAACCCCGCTGGTTTTCGGTTGATGTGAGAAGACCGGTGGCCGGTTTCGTACCGGAGGCTGGCAGGGAGCGCAAGTCGCGAGCTCACGGGTTCCTTGACACCTGGAAAAGCCATTGTCTAATCAGATTGTGGCGACGAGTGCCGAGCGCCTTCACTCATCAGAACATGTCGATGGTGGCGTTTGGATCGAGGGTGGCCAGCAGTCAACGGTCGGGCCCAAGGGCCCTCTTTTCTTTTCGTCCAAGAAGCCGGGGCGGTCGACGCGTCGGATCAATGGGCAGCAATCAGCACGGTCGGGAGGATGTCGATGCATACCAAGTACATATTCGTGACCGGCGGGGTCTTGTCTTCCCTGGGCAAGGGGCTGGCCGCGGCCTCTTTGGGGGCACTGCTCCAGGCCCGGGGGCTCAATGTCACCATCCAGAAACTCGATCCCTACATCAACGTCGACCCCGGGACCATGAACCCCTTCCAGCATGGGGAGGTCTACGTCACGGACGACGGGGCCGAGACAGACCTGGATCTCGGACATTATGAGCGATACCTCGGCCGACCCCTGAGTCAGAGAAACAACTTCACCTCGGGCCGGATTTACCACTCGGTCATTACCAAGGAGCGACGAGGCGACTATCTCGGGGGCACGGTCCAGGTCATTCCTCACATCACCGACGAGATTAAGGGTGCCATCCTGAGCGTGTCCGGAGACGACATTGACGTGGCCATCATCGAGATCGGAGGCACGGTGGGAGACATCGAGGGCCTGCCCTTTATGGAGGCCATCCGCCAACTTCGCACCGACTTGGGCAAGGACAACGTCCTCTACATCCACCTGACCCTGGTTCCGTTCATCAAGACCAGCGGCGAACTGAAGACCAAGCCTACCCAGCACAGCGTCAAGGAACTCCGGAGCATCGGCATCCAGCCGGACATCATTCTTTGCCGGGCCGAGGTGGACTTGGACGACGAGATCAAGTCCAAGATCGCCCTGTTCTGCAATGTGGACAGGGACGCCGTGTTCACGGCCATCGACGTGGAGCATATCTACGAACTTCCCCTGACCCTCTACAACGAGGGATTGGATCAGAAGATCGCCATCCTTCTTCGCTTGGCCGCCAAGAACCCCCATCTTCGGGACTGGGAAGAATTGGTCCGGAGGTTGAAGAATCCCCAAAGAGAGGTCCTGATCGCCATCGTAGGCAAGTATGTCGATCTCAGGGAGTCCTACAAAAGTCTTCATGAAGCCCTGGTCCATGGCGGAGTGGCCAGCAATTGTCGGGTCCGGTTCCGCTACGTCAATTCCGAAGAAGTCAATGCGGATAACGTGGCTGAGCGCCTGGAGGGCGTAGATGGAATCCTCGTACCAGGCGGATTCGGGTACCGGGGCGTGGAGGGAAAGATCGTTGCCACCCGTTACGCCAGGGAGCAGAAGATACCCTTTTTCGGCATCTGTCTGGGTATGCAGTGCGCGGTCATCGAATATGCCCGCAATGTTCTGGGCCTGGAGGGAGCTAATTCCGAGGAGTTCGACCCCCAGACTCCCCATCCGGTCATTTACCTGATGACGGAGTGGTACGACTTTCGGCGTGAGATCCTGCAGAAGCGGGATTCGAACAGCGACAAGGGTGGAACCATGCGTCTTGGAGCCTATCCCTGCGTCCTGAAATCGGGGACCAAGAGCCGGGATGCCTATGGAGCAGAGCAGGTTTCGGAGCGGCATCGCCATCGCTACGAGTTCAATCGGGAGTACGAGGAACAATTCGAATCCAAGGGCATGACCATCAGCGGGTACTCTCCCGACCGGACCCTAGTGGAGATTGTCGAGCTCGACGAGCATCCATGGTTCGTGGGATGTCAGTTTCATCCTGAATTCACCTCCAGTCCTATGAAGCCACATCCTCTTTTTCGGGAATTCATCCGGGCGTCCTGTTCAGGACGAAAGGCATGATGGAGGACCTCTACACCCGAAGCCGTCGGGACCTGTTTTTCATCATGGGGCCTTGCGCCCTGGAGAGCCGCGAATTGGCCCTGACCGTGGCCGAGTCCCTCTCGAACCTAGCCTCGAAATTCGGGGTGACTGTGGTCTTCAAAAGTTCCTTCGACAAGGCTAATCGAACCTCCATCAACAGTTTTCGTGGGCCGGGCATGGCCTTGGGCCTGTCCTGGCTGGCCGAGGTCCGGGAGCGGTTTGGTCTGCCGATTCTGACCGACATTCACCTGCCGGAACAGGCCGTACCGGTGGGCGAAGTGGTCGACGTGATCCAGATTCCGGCCTTTCTCTGCCGTCAGACCGATATTCTGGCCGCAGCTGCGGGCACGGGCAAAATTGTCAATGTTAAAAAGGGTCAGTTTCTGGCCCCCTGGGACATGAAGGCCGTGGTGGGCAAGCTGGCCGGGCATGGGTGTTCGCGCATCTGGTGCACAGAGCGGGGAAGCAGCTTTGGGTACAATAATCTGGTGGTCGACTATCGGTCCCTGCCGGTTCTGGCCGGGCTGGGGCATCCGGTGGTCTTCGACGCAACGCATTCGGTCCAGTTGCCGGGCGGTCTGGGCCACGCCTCCGGAGGCCAGCGGGAGCTCGTGCCGGTCCTGGCCCGGGCGGCAGTGGCTGCCGGTGTCCATGGGGTGTTCATGGAAGTCCATCCAGCGCCCGATCAGGCTTTGTGCGACGGGGCCAACAGCTGGCCTCTGGGTCGGGTCGGGGAGCTCATCCGGCTCCTGATGGATATCTACCACGTCGTGCGCGGGGCGAGCGATGACTCTTGAATTGGACGCGGCTAGGATACGGCTCATGGTTCTGGACGTGGACGGAGTGCTCACAGACGGCGGACTCCACTACGACGCCGAGGGCCGGATTTCCAAACGTTTTCATGTCCAGGATGGACTGGGCATCAAGATGGGCCAGAAAGCCGGACTTGCGTTTGCGGTCATCACAGGACTCGAGTCCTCGGCCGTGTCCCACCGGGTGCGGGAACTGGGTATCGAACATTATTTCCCAGGCCAGGTCAGTAAGGTCCCGGTCCTGCTCAATCTGATACGCATGACCGGTGTGGCCTTGGAGGAAATGGCCTACGTCGGGGATGACTGGGTCGATGCCGCGCCCATGGCCCGGGTGGGGTTGCCCATGGCCGTGAAGGATGCCGTGCCCGAGATTCTCGATCTGGCGGCATGGGTGTCTTCCCGTCCCGGGGGACACGGCGCGGTTCGCGAGGCGGTTATGTTCGTCCTTCGGGCCAAGGGCCTTTACGGGCAAATCTGGCAGGGCTGGCGGCAAGATCATGGTGATTGACGGGATCTCCTCGAGAGAATGGACCGGGGCATGAGGCCGGGCAGGAACCTAGTTCTGCTGGCCGCCGTCCTTCTGGGATCCGGAGGCCTGTATTTGGCCGTGCATGGCCTTTTTCGGGATTTGGTCCCGGAAATGAAGACGGGCCTCGACGATTTGCAGGCTGACCTGTCCGTGGAGGGCATTGAACTGCGCCAGGGCCGAGACGGCCGGATGCTCTGGAGGCTTCGGGCCCCTCGGGGAGAGTATGTCCAGGAAAGCGGACTAGTCAGGGTCGAATTTCCCGAAATCGACTACCATCTGGACAACGGTACAGCCCGTGTCAGGGCCCAATGGGGGGAGGTCCGGCAGGAGAGCGGCCGCGCCCGGCTTGGTCCGGATGTGTCGGTGGTCCTTGACGAGGCCACGGTCCTGGCCGATGAGTTGGACTACGACGCTGCGAACCAGCTCCTGGTCCTGAGCGGAAACGTGAAGGTGTCGAAGCCCGGAGCTGATCTGACTGCTCCCAGACTGGAGATTCGTCTCGACTGGGAAACGGCCGAGGCCACGGGTGGAGTGAGGGTCGAGTTTTCCGGGTCCGGAACCTTGGCGACGGTAAAGATAGAAGGGTGATATGCCACGAATGCTGATATTTTTTTTCCTTTTTCTGATGGCCTTTCCGAGTCATCTGGCAGCGGACGAAACCGTTCCGACTCGGATCAGCGCCGATACCATGACCTATACCCAGAAATCCGGGACGGTGGAGTTTTCGGGCCAAGTCCAGGTGGATCGGGAGGATTTCACCCTCTGGTCCGATCGGCTGACCGTGGAGTTTGACCCACAGGGCGGTCGGCAGGGAGTTGGGCCGGTGGAGGTCGGCGGGAAGGTCCAGAAGATTGTGGCTGAAGGGCAGGTCCGTTTTTCGGGCCAAGGGCGCGAAGGCCAATGCGGCCGGGCCGTGTACGAGGACGGGCCTGGCGTCTTGACCCTGACGGAGGACCCTTTCGTCCAGGAGGGAAGGAACCGGATTCAGGGAGAGACCATCCGGCTCTATCTCCGGGAGAACCGGAGTGAAGTCATCGGCGGGCAGAAGCGGGTCGAGGCAATCTTTCACACGCCGAAAAGGGATGCCGAGCTGCCATGACCGACGCGTCCAGCAAGGCCGCCCCCTCCGTCACACTCGAGGCCCGGGGCCTTGGCAAGGTCTTCGGGCGTAAGGAGGTGGTCCACGATATTTGCCTGGGTTTGTCTCAGGGAGAGGTTGTCGGCCTGCTGGGCCCAAACGGGGCGGGCAAGACCACGACTTTCTACATGCTCGTAGGCATCATCCGCCCCACCGTCGGACAGGTCTTTCTGGCCGGACAGGACGTGACGACCTGGCCCCTATACCGTCGGGCCCGCTTCGGCCTGACCTATCTGCCCCAGGAAAGTTCGGTTTTTCGAAAGCTCTCAGTACGGATGAATCTGCGCATTGTCCTCGAGTACTCGGGCCTGAGCCGAAAGGATCAGCGAAACAAGGAGGAACGACTCCTAGAGGAATTGGGCATCGCCAGGCTGGCCGACCAGAAGGCAGCCTTTCTTTCGGGCGGGGAGCGCCGCAGGCTCGAGATCGCCAGGGCCATGGTGCGTGATCCAAAATTTGTTCTCCTGGACGAGCCCTTCGCGGGCATCGATCCATTGGCGGTGGACGACATTCAGAAGATTATCGTCGCCCTCAAGGAGAAGGGTATCGGGGTTCTCATCTCCGACCACAATGTTCGGGAAACTCTGCGCATCTGCGATAGGGCCTCGCTGGTCTGCGCCGGCCGGGTCATTCTGGACGGAACCCCGGATGAGATCGTCTCTGACCAGCGGGCCCGGCAATTGTATCTCGGCGAAGGGTTCAGTCTGTGATGATGTGTTGGCCACATCCGCTCCGGCCGTGACGCGATTGCCAGACGTTGGCTTCTGTGGCAGATTCGAGTCGTCGCGGATTGGCCGCGGCCAAGCGGCGATCAACGGAGGCCTTGTTCACGGCCTGAGCATTCCAAAATGGGACTCGAACTTCGACAAAGCCTGA
The nucleotide sequence above comes from Deltaproteobacteria bacterium. Encoded proteins:
- a CDS encoding OstA family protein, which codes for MPRMLIFFFLFLMAFPSHLAADETVPTRISADTMTYTQKSGTVEFSGQVQVDREDFTLWSDRLTVEFDPQGGRQGVGPVEVGGKVQKIVAEGQVRFSGQGREGQCGRAVYEDGPGVLTLTEDPFVQEGRNRIQGETIRLYLRENRSEVIGGQKRVEAIFHTPKRDAELP
- the lptB gene encoding LPS export ABC transporter ATP-binding protein, which encodes MTDASSKAAPSVTLEARGLGKVFGRKEVVHDICLGLSQGEVVGLLGPNGAGKTTTFYMLVGIIRPTVGQVFLAGQDVTTWPLYRRARFGLTYLPQESSVFRKLSVRMNLRIVLEYSGLSRKDQRNKEERLLEELGIARLADQKAAFLSGGERRRLEIARAMVRDPKFVLLDEPFAGIDPLAVDDIQKIIVALKEKGIGVLISDHNVRETLRICDRASLVCAGRVILDGTPDEIVSDQRARQLYLGEGFSL
- a CDS encoding phosphoribosylformylglycinamidine synthase subunit PurQ; its protein translation is MASVNTIVITGNGTNCERECAHVARLAGSDHTDVVFFSDLIADRVRLADYNFLIFPGGFLDGDDLGAAQAAAMRWKHSVTESGRPLVQDLVDFHAGGGLILGICNGFQLLAKLGLLPALGGRYLERQVSLTHNTSARYEDRWVHLACDPGSNCVFTRGIDRLYIPVRHGEGRIVTRDEATLRALEGERLVAMRYIHPDTDLPTEEYPWNPNGSPLAIAALTDPSGRILGMMPHPEAYNHPTNHPAWTRGESAVLGTELFARGIEYLRQG
- the lptC gene encoding LPS export ABC transporter periplasmic protein LptC, whose amino-acid sequence is MDRGMRPGRNLVLLAAVLLGSGGLYLAVHGLFRDLVPEMKTGLDDLQADLSVEGIELRQGRDGRMLWRLRAPRGEYVQESGLVRVEFPEIDYHLDNGTARVRAQWGEVRQESGRARLGPDVSVVLDEATVLADELDYDAANQLLVLSGNVKVSKPGADLTAPRLEIRLDWETAEATGGVRVEFSGSGTLATVKIEG
- a CDS encoding CTP synthase, giving the protein MHTKYIFVTGGVLSSLGKGLAAASLGALLQARGLNVTIQKLDPYINVDPGTMNPFQHGEVYVTDDGAETDLDLGHYERYLGRPLSQRNNFTSGRIYHSVITKERRGDYLGGTVQVIPHITDEIKGAILSVSGDDIDVAIIEIGGTVGDIEGLPFMEAIRQLRTDLGKDNVLYIHLTLVPFIKTSGELKTKPTQHSVKELRSIGIQPDIILCRAEVDLDDEIKSKIALFCNVDRDAVFTAIDVEHIYELPLTLYNEGLDQKIAILLRLAAKNPHLRDWEELVRRLKNPQREVLIAIVGKYVDLRESYKSLHEALVHGGVASNCRVRFRYVNSEEVNADNVAERLEGVDGILVPGGFGYRGVEGKIVATRYAREQKIPFFGICLGMQCAVIEYARNVLGLEGANSEEFDPQTPHPVIYLMTEWYDFRREILQKRDSNSDKGGTMRLGAYPCVLKSGTKSRDAYGAEQVSERHRHRYEFNREYEEQFESKGMTISGYSPDRTLVEIVELDEHPWFVGCQFHPEFTSSPMKPHPLFREFIRASCSGRKA
- a CDS encoding phenylphosphate carboxylase subunit delta, with translation MTLELDAARIRLMVLDVDGVLTDGGLHYDAEGRISKRFHVQDGLGIKMGQKAGLAFAVITGLESSAVSHRVRELGIEHYFPGQVSKVPVLLNLIRMTGVALEEMAYVGDDWVDAAPMARVGLPMAVKDAVPEILDLAAWVSSRPGGHGAVREAVMFVLRAKGLYGQIWQGWRQDHGD
- a CDS encoding 3-deoxy-8-phosphooctulonate synthase, with product MEDLYTRSRRDLFFIMGPCALESRELALTVAESLSNLASKFGVTVVFKSSFDKANRTSINSFRGPGMALGLSWLAEVRERFGLPILTDIHLPEQAVPVGEVVDVIQIPAFLCRQTDILAAAAGTGKIVNVKKGQFLAPWDMKAVVGKLAGHGCSRIWCTERGSSFGYNNLVVDYRSLPVLAGLGHPVVFDATHSVQLPGGLGHASGGQRELVPVLARAAVAAGVHGVFMEVHPAPDQALCDGANSWPLGRVGELIRLLMDIYHVVRGASDDS